One window of the Chryseobacterium camelliae genome contains the following:
- a CDS encoding phosphoribosylformylglycinamidine synthase yields the protein MSQNKRIFVEKRGIFDVESPKIFDEVKAVVPSVKSVKVYNVYDIFGLNEGEFEKVVNSTFVDPVTDILHTGNPAKRMHFAMEFLPGQYDQRADSAQQCIALLTENEKSKVRSGKLIELDGVSEDELSAIKDLLINKVESQEKDLSILDIPAEEAPSKVMIHDNFISFDDAQLENFYNNHGFALGLDDLKFIQEYFKSEQRNPTETELKVLDTYWSDHCRHTTFETELSNIEFEGQFKHTLETIFNDYIEKRKFLGRELKPISLMDLATVCARYFHKTGNLENLVVSDEINACTIQIEAEYDGKKEPWYLLFKNETHNHPTEIEPFGGASTCLGGAIRDPLSGRSFVFQAMRLTGAADVLEPVDKTLPGKLPQKTITKQAANGYSSYGNQIGLATTTVSEIYDEGYKAKRMEVGFVAGAVPVDWVRREKPANGDSIIILGGATGRDGVGGASGSSKEQDETSIHTMSSEVQKGNAVEERKIQRLFRNPEVTKLIKKSNDFGAGGVSVAIGEIADSLEVNLDVLPLKYEGLNGTELAISESQERMAVVVDPQDKEAFIRFCEAENIVAVEVAKVTDSGRMQMFWKGDKIVDLSREFLDTNGCSKTQEVKITHLDEVKEDTQAFSGENFLKILSDKNVASQKGLLEMFDSSIGATTVAMPLGGKYQQTLMEGSVQTLPVLGAKDIETVSLASWGFDAEISKQNSLLGASYAVLESVVKIVAMGGDYRNIRLSFQEYFEKLGQNPEKWGKPLASLLGAYDAQMNLGLAAIGGKDSMSGTYQDLNVPPTLISFACANGEKKNIISPEFKQAGNKIYLFSHKAQENGLPDYNTLKAVFEFIFENIRAGKIISVKTIKEGGVAVALAKMSFGNRLGADITVDENVLLTKSIGSLIIESTEELGFADLKLIGSVNDSKNLKINGSEFAIEKLLAANTHTFENLFPTAEKEKITVELDGKLNSVNPRNIIIKKHGIAQPKVFAPVFPGTNCEYDTLNAFAKEGAAISSLPLININHQLLEESIDAWVKEISTSQILAFSGGFSAGDEPDGSAKFIVNVLKNEKMKNAVHELLERDGMIIGICNGFQALVKSGLLPYGRIKDLDEHSPTLAHNAIRRHISQMVNVRVVNDESPWLKGMKDQVFTIPISHGEGRFIASEEEIQKLYENGQIATQYLDLEGNIAHGMPFNPNNSLFGIEGITSTCGKIFGRMGHPERFAEGLMKNIPTANYHNIFRNGVEYFK from the coding sequence ATGTCTCAAAACAAAAGAATTTTCGTAGAAAAAAGAGGAATTTTCGATGTGGAAAGTCCAAAAATTTTTGATGAAGTAAAAGCGGTTGTTCCATCCGTAAAAAGCGTAAAAGTATACAACGTATACGATATCTTCGGATTGAATGAAGGTGAATTTGAAAAAGTAGTCAACAGTACTTTCGTAGATCCGGTTACAGACATCCTGCACACCGGTAATCCTGCAAAAAGAATGCATTTCGCCATGGAATTCTTACCGGGTCAGTATGACCAGCGTGCAGATTCTGCCCAGCAGTGTATAGCTTTGCTGACTGAAAATGAGAAATCCAAAGTAAGAAGCGGAAAACTCATTGAACTGGATGGGGTATCTGAAGACGAACTGTCTGCGATCAAGGACCTGCTCATCAATAAAGTCGAGTCACAGGAAAAAGACCTGTCTATCCTGGATATTCCGGCAGAGGAAGCGCCGTCAAAAGTGATGATCCATGACAATTTCATCAGCTTCGATGATGCGCAGCTGGAAAATTTCTACAATAACCATGGTTTTGCCTTGGGACTGGACGATCTGAAATTCATTCAGGAATATTTTAAGTCTGAACAGAGAAATCCTACCGAGACTGAGCTGAAAGTTCTGGATACTTATTGGAGCGACCATTGCCGCCACACGACATTTGAAACAGAATTATCAAATATTGAGTTTGAAGGACAGTTTAAACATACGCTGGAGACCATCTTTAATGACTATATCGAAAAAAGAAAATTCTTAGGCCGCGAGCTGAAGCCGATTTCCTTAATGGATCTTGCTACAGTTTGTGCCAGGTATTTCCATAAAACAGGCAACCTGGAAAATCTGGTGGTCTCTGATGAGATCAATGCCTGTACCATTCAGATTGAAGCGGAATACGACGGTAAGAAAGAGCCGTGGTATTTACTTTTTAAGAACGAGACCCACAATCACCCGACGGAAATCGAACCTTTCGGAGGCGCTTCAACATGCCTTGGAGGCGCTATCCGTGACCCTCTGTCAGGACGTTCTTTTGTATTCCAGGCCATGAGATTAACCGGTGCCGCCGATGTATTGGAGCCGGTGGATAAGACATTGCCGGGGAAACTGCCGCAGAAAACGATTACCAAACAGGCTGCCAACGGATACTCTTCTTACGGGAACCAGATTGGACTGGCCACAACTACGGTTTCTGAAATTTATGATGAGGGTTATAAAGCTAAAAGAATGGAAGTCGGTTTCGTTGCCGGTGCCGTTCCGGTAGACTGGGTGAGGCGTGAAAAGCCGGCCAATGGTGATTCGATCATCATTTTAGGAGGCGCTACAGGACGTGACGGTGTTGGAGGTGCCAGCGGAAGCTCAAAAGAGCAGGATGAAACCTCTATCCACACCATGAGTTCTGAAGTGCAGAAGGGAAATGCCGTTGAAGAACGTAAAATCCAGCGCTTGTTTAGGAATCCTGAAGTAACGAAGCTGATCAAGAAATCAAATGACTTTGGCGCAGGAGGTGTTTCCGTAGCTATTGGTGAAATTGCTGATTCTCTTGAAGTAAACCTGGATGTACTGCCTTTAAAATATGAAGGACTGAACGGAACCGAGCTTGCTATTTCAGAATCTCAGGAAAGAATGGCCGTGGTGGTAGATCCGCAGGATAAAGAAGCGTTCATCAGGTTCTGTGAAGCAGAAAATATTGTCGCTGTTGAAGTGGCTAAAGTAACCGATTCCGGAAGGATGCAGATGTTCTGGAAAGGCGATAAAATCGTAGACCTTTCAAGGGAATTTCTGGATACGAACGGCTGTTCCAAAACACAGGAAGTGAAAATTACCCATCTTGATGAAGTTAAAGAAGATACACAGGCTTTCAGCGGAGAAAACTTCCTGAAAATATTAAGCGATAAAAATGTCGCTTCCCAAAAAGGTTTGCTGGAAATGTTTGATTCTTCCATCGGAGCTACTACCGTAGCAATGCCTTTGGGAGGAAAATACCAGCAGACTCTGATGGAAGGCAGTGTTCAGACGCTTCCTGTTTTAGGAGCAAAAGACATTGAGACCGTTTCCCTGGCCAGCTGGGGCTTCGATGCGGAGATTTCCAAGCAGAATTCGTTATTAGGAGCTTCCTATGCCGTCCTGGAAAGTGTAGTGAAAATTGTAGCGATGGGCGGCGATTACAGGAATATCAGGCTAAGCTTCCAGGAGTATTTTGAGAAACTGGGGCAAAACCCTGAGAAATGGGGTAAACCTCTGGCTTCCTTGTTGGGGGCATATGATGCGCAGATGAATCTCGGTCTGGCAGCCATCGGAGGAAAAGATTCCATGAGTGGTACGTACCAGGACCTGAATGTTCCGCCAACATTGATTTCATTTGCCTGTGCAAACGGAGAGAAGAAAAACATCATTTCCCCTGAATTTAAACAAGCCGGAAACAAAATTTATCTGTTCAGCCACAAGGCACAGGAAAACGGTCTTCCGGATTACAATACCCTTAAAGCTGTTTTTGAATTCATCTTTGAAAACATCAGAGCCGGAAAAATAATTTCCGTAAAAACAATAAAAGAAGGCGGAGTGGCCGTGGCTTTAGCGAAGATGAGCTTTGGAAACCGTTTGGGTGCAGATATCACGGTTGATGAAAACGTATTGCTGACTAAAAGCATCGGCAGCCTTATCATTGAATCTACAGAAGAATTGGGTTTTGCAGATCTTAAGCTTATCGGATCAGTCAATGATTCAAAAAATCTCAAAATCAACGGTTCCGAATTTGCCATTGAAAAATTGCTGGCTGCGAATACCCATACTTTTGAGAACCTTTTCCCGACTGCTGAAAAGGAAAAAATAACGGTTGAACTGGACGGAAAACTGAATTCGGTCAATCCGAGGAATATCATCATTAAAAAGCATGGAATCGCGCAGCCGAAAGTATTCGCTCCGGTATTCCCCGGAACCAACTGTGAGTACGATACGCTGAATGCATTCGCAAAAGAAGGAGCAGCCATAAGCAGCCTGCCGCTGATCAATATCAACCACCAGCTGCTGGAGGAGAGTATTGATGCCTGGGTGAAAGAGATTAGTACTTCACAGATTTTAGCTTTCTCAGGAGGGTTTTCTGCCGGTGATGAACCCGATGGATCAGCAAAATTCATCGTGAATGTGCTGAAAAACGAAAAGATGAAAAATGCCGTTCACGAACTGCTGGAGAGGGACGGAATGATCATCGGGATCTGCAACGGATTCCAGGCGTTAGTGAAGTCAGGCTTACTTCCATACGGAAGGATTAAAGATCTGGATGAGCATTCTCCTACATTGGCTCATAATGCTATCAGAAGGCACATTTCCCAGATGGTAAACGTAAGAGTTGTCAATGATGAGTCGCCTTGGTTAAAAGGAATGAAAGACCAGGTATTTACCATCCCGATTTCCCATGGGGAAGGCCGTTTCATAGCCTCGGAAGAAGAAATCCAGAAGCTGTATGAAAATGGGCAGATCGCTACGCAATACCTGGATCTGGAAGGGAATATTGCCCACGGGATGCCGTTCAATCCTAACAATTCACTGTTCGGTATTGAAGGGATCACCAGCACCTGTGGTAAAATCTTCGGAAGGATGGGCCATCCGGAGCGTTTTGCAGAAGGACTGATGAAAAATATTCCTACCGCGAATTACCATAATATATTCAGGAATGGAGTTGAATATTTCAAATAA
- a CDS encoding ribonuclease inhibitor — protein sequence MNVNDNNINNKIIVIHGSHFSDLQGFYEEASRVFMKDTGWNIGTLDGFDDILYGGFGVFENGENITVTWKGARKSEQDLGPDATKAFYEHKIHQGKPFNTQLIQEKLDDLINGKGQTLFEVLVEIIESHKHITLILD from the coding sequence ATGAATGTAAATGACAATAACATTAACAACAAAATAATCGTCATCCATGGCAGTCATTTTAGTGATCTGCAGGGTTTTTATGAAGAAGCCTCAAGGGTATTCATGAAAGATACCGGCTGGAACATCGGAACGCTGGACGGTTTCGATGATATCCTGTACGGAGGGTTCGGTGTCTTTGAAAATGGAGAAAATATTACCGTTACCTGGAAAGGTGCCCGCAAATCAGAACAGGACCTCGGTCCAGACGCTACAAAAGCATTTTACGAACATAAAATCCATCAGGGAAAGCCCTTCAATACACAGCTGATCCAAGAGAAGCTGGATGACCTGATCAACGGAAAAGGGCAGACGCTGTTTGAAGTTTTAGTAGAGATTATAGAGTCCCATAAACATATTACCTTAATTTTGGACTGA
- a CDS encoding SGNH/GDSL hydrolase family protein produces MKKMRYGLFFGDSITYGEYDGVFGGWVDILKRYALQKYHEGSHELILFNLGIGGETTEGLVKRISHEMGARNAADGNIVFIGYGANDLAIKNGDQMINPELFEQNIRSAVQKARQYAENIYLLSILPFSKRVDGVVVASGKLRTNDEAIRYNWILKKIALELEGLHYIDFHAAFEHDKEFLLSPDGVHPNEKGYGIMAEIMIPVIEHYL; encoded by the coding sequence ATGAAAAAAATGAGGTATGGATTATTCTTCGGGGATAGCATCACTTATGGGGAATATGACGGCGTATTTGGCGGCTGGGTCGATATTCTGAAGCGGTATGCCCTGCAGAAATACCATGAAGGAAGCCATGAGCTGATCCTGTTCAACCTGGGAATCGGTGGTGAAACAACCGAAGGGCTCGTAAAGCGGATTTCCCACGAAATGGGTGCCAGAAATGCTGCAGACGGGAATATTGTTTTTATCGGTTACGGTGCGAATGATCTTGCCATAAAGAATGGGGATCAGATGATAAATCCGGAACTGTTTGAACAGAATATACGGTCTGCTGTTCAAAAAGCCAGACAGTATGCTGAAAACATTTATCTCTTAAGCATTCTTCCGTTTTCAAAACGCGTTGATGGAGTAGTGGTGGCTTCAGGAAAGCTGAGAACGAATGATGAAGCGATAAGATACAACTGGATATTAAAAAAGATCGCTCTTGAACTTGAAGGCCTTCATTACATTGATTTCCATGCCGCATTTGAACATGACAAGGAATTCCTGCTTTCTCCGGACGGGGTCCATCCTAATGAAAAAGGGTATGGAATAATGGCTGAAATAATGATTCCGGTCATTGAACACTATCTCTGA
- a CDS encoding diacylglycerol kinase family protein has product MRKPLFHKSFLNAFRGVFLIMKSERNFRIELLAFAVNVVLIFYFHLSSYDTALILLMSFAVLAAEMLNTSIEKVCDMVHPEFDKRIGFIKDVAAGAVLLMAIASVVVGIMVYGKYLVNAF; this is encoded by the coding sequence ATGCGAAAACCACTTTTCCATAAAAGTTTCCTGAATGCTTTCCGGGGTGTTTTCCTCATCATGAAAAGTGAGCGGAATTTCCGGATTGAACTCCTTGCTTTTGCCGTTAATGTGGTGCTGATTTTTTATTTCCACCTTTCATCATACGATACCGCGCTCATCCTTCTCATGTCTTTTGCAGTCCTCGCCGCAGAAATGCTCAACACGTCGATTGAGAAGGTCTGTGACATGGTTCATCCTGAATTCGACAAAAGAATCGGGTTTATCAAAGATGTTGCAGCAGGCGCCGTGCTTCTGATGGCTATTGCTTCTGTAGTGGTGGGAATTATGGTTTACGGAAAGTATCTCGTCAATGCTTTTTAA
- the dnaN gene encoding DNA polymerase III subunit beta has translation MKFIISSGELQKALQTVSGVISSSQSRPILENYLFELDGNNVTITASDGETTLVTSLEVRSDDSGKFAVPAKIFQDFIKTYGEQPLTLSVKDNAEGTGSQLEILDEKDNFAVALDNADDYPELPEFDASQSVTMSAGVLSEALTNTLFATSNDSLRPVMTGVLFQFGENETNFVSTDSHRLVVYKRIDLMNAEPMEFIMPKKPLNIFKNILASSNDDVTIDFNENMARFTFGKHTWICRLIDGKYPNYTAVIPKENPNVLTINRNLLLGAIKRASIMSNKSTNQVRFKLSGNILHLHAEDTEYANKADMQIPCDYNGEDINIGFSSKFLTEMLTILGSDDITMKMSQPNRPGIIEPLDGLEENENILMLSMPVIGL, from the coding sequence ATGAAATTTATTATTTCAAGTGGTGAACTTCAGAAGGCTTTACAAACTGTAAGTGGCGTAATATCAAGTTCTCAGTCGAGACCGATTTTAGAAAACTACCTTTTTGAATTAGACGGAAACAACGTTACCATTACAGCATCTGATGGCGAAACGACTCTGGTGACTTCCCTTGAGGTAAGGTCTGATGATTCGGGTAAATTTGCCGTACCGGCCAAAATCTTTCAGGATTTTATCAAGACCTATGGCGAGCAGCCTCTCACACTGTCTGTAAAAGACAATGCGGAAGGTACAGGGAGCCAGCTTGAAATTTTAGATGAAAAAGACAACTTTGCCGTGGCGCTGGACAATGCGGACGATTATCCGGAACTTCCGGAATTCGATGCTTCGCAGAGTGTGACCATGTCAGCCGGAGTTTTGTCCGAAGCATTGACCAATACGCTTTTTGCAACCAGCAACGATTCCCTTCGCCCGGTAATGACAGGAGTATTGTTCCAGTTCGGAGAAAATGAGACCAACTTTGTGTCTACAGACTCTCACAGACTGGTCGTGTACAAGAGAATTGACCTGATGAATGCCGAACCTATGGAGTTCATCATGCCTAAAAAGCCGCTGAACATCTTTAAAAATATTCTTGCCAGCTCTAACGATGACGTAACCATCGATTTCAATGAGAACATGGCACGTTTCACTTTTGGGAAGCATACCTGGATTTGCAGGCTTATCGATGGAAAATACCCGAACTATACTGCGGTGATTCCAAAAGAGAACCCAAATGTCCTGACGATTAACAGGAACCTTCTTTTGGGCGCTATTAAAAGAGCCTCTATCATGTCCAATAAATCAACCAACCAGGTAAGATTTAAGCTTTCGGGCAATATTCTCCACCTTCATGCAGAAGACACGGAATATGCTAACAAAGCGGATATGCAGATCCCTTGTGATTATAACGGGGAAGATATCAACATCGGTTTCAGCTCCAAGTTTTTAACGGAGATGTTAACCATCCTGGGTTCAGACGATATTACGATGAAAATGTCCCAGCCTAATAGACCGGGAATCATTGAGCCTCTGGACGGTCTTGAAGAAAATGAAAATATCCTGATGTTATCTATGCCGGTAATCGGATTGTAA
- the pheT gene encoding phenylalanine--tRNA ligase subunit beta produces MKISNNWLKDFIKTELKTERIGEFLTDIGLEVEGIDKFESVKGSLEGIVVGKVLTCEKHPNADKLKKTTVDVSSGKVLHIVCGAPNVEAGQTVPVAVVGTKIYDKSGSFFEIKEAKIRGEVSQGMICAEDELGLSDDHGGIMVLDEDKYEVGKNFADYFELSNDEVFEIGLTPNRTDAMSHYGVARDLHAYLSTNQQKSQFEKLSSESLQSEDSHEFTLEVEDAELCPRYIGAVIRDVKVTDSPDWLKNRLKAIGLSPINNIVDITNYILHGYGQPLHAFDADKIADQKVKVGVVKEGTKFTTLDGVERTLNGAEIMIKDGKDQPMCIAGVFGGAHSGVSAETVNIFLESAYFNPVAVRKAAKAHGLNTDASFRFERGVDPNITRTAITHAIKLIQELAEGKLTGELLEQYPKKIEDSYVILRFSKIEQILGTKIHREKVKEILKALDIQVLNEIQNGFEVSVPAYRADVTREIDVIEEILRIYGYNKIDAPQKISFTPVKLNAKDQDELENNWARSLQALGFNEVMNNSLTSVKDETDAVKLLNPLSGDLAFMRKSLLEGLLQNAVYNINRKNADIKFFEFGKIYHKKEKYLERKQLAILVTGREVAENWLQPKSAVSFYNLKAYVKVLLEKLQADYTETALSDERFSDALSYEVKGKTLVRIGKVSPALLKEYDIDQECFYAEIELEYAQELRSGNELKFRDIPKFNTIRRDLALLIDKNIGYQDLYRTAKSNKSRFIKNINLFDVYEGKNLPEGKKSYAMSFELLNEEKTLEEKEISAVMDSLIKSFQKEFNAELRS; encoded by the coding sequence ATGAAAATATCAAACAACTGGCTGAAAGACTTTATCAAAACGGAACTGAAGACGGAAAGAATAGGGGAGTTCCTTACCGATATCGGTCTTGAAGTGGAAGGTATAGACAAATTTGAAAGCGTAAAAGGAAGTCTTGAAGGTATTGTCGTAGGAAAAGTCCTTACATGCGAAAAACATCCGAATGCAGATAAGCTGAAAAAAACAACCGTTGACGTAAGCAGCGGAAAAGTACTGCATATTGTTTGCGGCGCACCAAATGTGGAAGCGGGACAAACCGTTCCTGTAGCGGTAGTCGGAACAAAAATCTATGACAAGTCCGGAAGCTTTTTTGAAATCAAGGAAGCTAAAATAAGGGGAGAGGTTTCCCAGGGAATGATCTGTGCCGAAGATGAATTGGGATTAAGCGATGATCATGGCGGCATTATGGTGCTGGATGAAGACAAATATGAAGTGGGGAAAAACTTTGCCGATTATTTCGAGCTTTCCAATGATGAGGTATTTGAAATCGGCCTGACTCCGAACAGGACGGATGCGATGTCACATTACGGGGTTGCGCGTGACCTGCATGCCTATCTTTCCACCAATCAGCAGAAATCCCAGTTTGAAAAACTGTCTTCCGAAAGCCTGCAAAGTGAAGACTCGCATGAGTTTACCCTGGAAGTGGAAGATGCAGAATTATGCCCGAGGTATATCGGAGCCGTCATCAGGGATGTTAAAGTGACAGACTCTCCTGACTGGCTGAAAAACAGGCTTAAAGCCATTGGTTTGAGTCCGATCAATAATATTGTGGATATCACCAACTATATCCTTCATGGCTATGGCCAGCCGCTTCATGCCTTTGATGCCGATAAAATTGCAGATCAGAAAGTGAAAGTCGGAGTTGTTAAGGAAGGAACCAAATTCACTACCCTGGATGGGGTAGAAAGGACATTGAATGGTGCTGAGATCATGATCAAGGACGGAAAAGACCAGCCGATGTGTATTGCCGGAGTTTTCGGTGGTGCCCATTCCGGTGTTTCTGCGGAAACGGTCAATATTTTCCTGGAAAGTGCCTATTTCAATCCGGTAGCAGTACGAAAGGCAGCAAAAGCCCACGGACTGAATACCGATGCATCATTCAGGTTTGAAAGAGGCGTGGATCCGAATATCACCAGAACAGCGATTACCCATGCCATTAAACTGATCCAGGAACTGGCAGAAGGAAAGCTGACAGGTGAATTGCTGGAGCAATACCCGAAAAAAATAGAAGACAGCTATGTGATTTTGCGTTTTTCTAAAATTGAACAGATCCTAGGAACGAAAATTCACCGTGAAAAAGTAAAGGAAATACTAAAAGCCCTGGATATCCAGGTGCTGAATGAAATTCAGAACGGATTTGAGGTTTCCGTACCGGCTTACCGGGCAGATGTTACCCGTGAAATTGATGTCATTGAGGAAATTCTGAGGATTTACGGATACAATAAAATAGATGCCCCACAGAAAATATCGTTCACCCCGGTGAAGCTGAACGCCAAAGACCAGGATGAGCTGGAAAACAACTGGGCGAGAAGCCTTCAGGCATTAGGCTTCAACGAAGTGATGAATAACTCGCTTACTTCGGTAAAAGATGAGACGGATGCCGTTAAACTTTTGAATCCGTTGAGCGGTGACCTGGCATTCATGCGGAAATCATTACTGGAAGGCCTTCTTCAGAATGCGGTGTACAATATCAACCGTAAAAATGCGGATATCAAATTCTTTGAATTCGGTAAGATTTATCATAAGAAAGAAAAATATCTGGAGCGGAAACAGCTTGCGATACTGGTAACCGGAAGGGAAGTGGCAGAAAACTGGCTGCAGCCTAAATCTGCAGTAAGCTTTTACAACCTGAAGGCCTATGTTAAGGTATTGCTGGAAAAACTACAGGCAGATTATACGGAAACAGCATTGTCAGACGAAAGGTTCTCAGACGCTCTGTCCTATGAAGTAAAGGGTAAAACCCTGGTAAGGATAGGAAAAGTATCTCCTGCATTGCTGAAGGAATATGACATCGACCAGGAGTGTTTCTATGCTGAAATCGAGCTGGAATACGCGCAGGAACTGAGGTCCGGAAATGAACTGAAATTCAGGGATATCCCTAAGTTCAATACCATCAGGAGAGACCTTGCCCTGCTGATCGATAAAAATATCGGCTATCAGGATCTTTACCGTACGGCAAAAAGCAACAAGTCCCGTTTCATTAAAAACATTAACCTGTTTGATGTATACGAAGGGAAAAACCTTCCGGAAGGAAAAAAGTCCTATGCCATGAGTTTTGAACTCCTGAACGAAGAGAAGACCCTGGAGGAAAAGGAAATATCCGCAGTGATGGACAGCCTGATCAAATCCTTCCAGAAAGAATTCAATGCGGAACTGAGATCATAA
- a CDS encoding META domain-containing protein gives MKNLFLSICAAAVLASCGSMTSASASKVGKSQPSLANTKWTLADNVKGKVPTLNVEGERVNGNAGCNSYFGTARLDASNGSFSASQIGSTKMMCDNISVEKNFLDMMAKANKYVVSGNTLELYQDNLLLLKFNKSE, from the coding sequence ATGAAAAACCTTTTTTTAAGTATATGTGCAGCTGCCGTTCTGGCATCCTGCGGAAGCATGACAAGTGCCTCTGCTTCTAAAGTAGGCAAATCCCAGCCGTCACTGGCCAACACGAAATGGACACTGGCAGACAATGTAAAAGGCAAAGTCCCTACGCTCAACGTTGAAGGAGAAAGAGTAAACGGAAATGCGGGATGCAACAGCTATTTCGGAACAGCAAGACTCGATGCCTCCAACGGAAGCTTTTCGGCATCCCAGATTGGATCTACTAAAATGATGTGCGACAACATCAGTGTCGAGAAAAACTTCCTGGATATGATGGCCAAAGCCAATAAGTATGTGGTATCAGGAAATACACTTGAACTGTACCAGGACAATCTGTTGTTGCTTAAATTCAATAAATCAGAATAA